In one Parambassis ranga chromosome 6, fParRan2.1, whole genome shotgun sequence genomic region, the following are encoded:
- the eme1 gene encoding crossover junction endonuclease EME1 — protein sequence MGSYSDSTSDLDEEMPVFDFLQPGRHVINSQSCSEKPALVNARTGSTGVMLISSDSDDDAPYVPLAQRLKQKHDNVISASSTVTNGNDAELYTPSNLATSQLSCQNVFSESERLLGLNGMRPVSCGAFGGPEELEDLPQRPLKHLSSEGSADTSSARRKPAKRTAEEIQASREEALRRRQGRERQQQDKEALRQEQERQKAERKALAEAAKALRPEECIKHMVVAVDPALLQLEGGGTLLASVQALGCSCAIEKQPLPRSVSWMRRAPGAQPNEGACASEAHVVMQMTVDDFITLIHSYIQEERHGRSDGSPTLTSWIQQQQRRHPDRILSLVVIELEKYFRSQKSQNQKRFRGAVAGEEVGGGKVKKRRKIAGAEVLPEVSRVEVEEAAVHLQLHTGVSVRFLPTWKDFSDHIAMTTKAVAEAPFKRDREKTGFSFYLESEWAGGQRVDKAGKGLLQVWKRQIQQFNRVSPDMAAAILAAYPSPQLLKKAYSQCRTDREKVSLLSELLIRRGEGVTSTTRRVGPELSKRLFLMMNSRDPEQTLDSNL from the exons ATGGGCAGCTACAGTGACTCCACCAGTGATCTGGATGAGGAGATGCCAGTGTTCGACTTCCTCCAGCCTGGTCGACACGTCATAAAttcccagagctgctcagaGAAACCTGCCTTGGTCAACGCGCGTACCGGAAGCACAGGCGTAATGCTGATCAGCAGTGATTCTGATGATGACGCACCTTATGTTCCCCTGGCACAGAGACTCAAACAGAAACACGACAATGTGATTAGTGCCTCCTCTACTGTCACTAATGGGAACGATGCTGAGCTGTACACGCCATCCAATCTGGCCACTTCGCAGCTCTCTTGCCAGAATGTTTTTTCTGAATCGGAGCGCCTGCTTGGCTTGAATGGCATGAGACCGGTGAGCTGTGGGGCCTTTGGTggcccagaggagctggaggatctCCCTCAGCGGCCTTTGAAGCATCTCTCCAGTGAAGGGAGTGCCGACACCTCTTCTGCCAGGAGGAAACCTGCCAAGCGGACTGCGGAAGAGATCCAAGCCTCCAGAGAGGAGGCTCTGAGAAGGAGGCAGGGTAGAGAGAGACAGCAACAGGACAAGGAGGCACTCAGGCAGGaacaagagagacagaaagcagagaggaaagCTCTGGCAGAGGCTGCCAAGGCTCTGAGGCCAGAGGAGTGTATCAAGCATATGGTGGTGGCTGTGGACCCAG cgcTGTTACAGCTGGAAGGAGGTGGGACTCTGCTGGCATCGGTGCAGGCTCTGGGCTGCAGCTGCGCCATAGAGAAACAACCTCTCCCACGCAGTGTCAGCTGGATGAGGAGAGCTCCTGGTGCACAG CCAAATGAAGGAGCATGTGCATCAGAGGCCCATGTTGTGATGCAGATGACAGTTGATGACTTCATCACTCTGATTCACAGCTACATTCAG GAAGAGAGGCACGGCAGGTCAGACGGCAGTCCTACGCTGACATCTTGGATCCAGCAACAGCAGAGGCGTCACCCTGACAGGATTCTCAGCCTGGTCGTCATCGAACTGGAGAAATATTTCCG ATCGCAGAAGTCACAGAACCAGAAGAGGTTTCGAGGGGCTGTTGCGGgtgaggaggtggggggagggaaggtgaagaagaggaggaagatcgCTGGAGCTGAAGTGTTGCCTGAGGTGTCCCGAGTGGAGGTAGAGGAG GCAGCGGTGCATCTTCAGCTTCACACTGGTGTCTCAGTCCGTTTCTTGCCCACCTGGAAGGATTTTTCGGACCACATCGCCATGACAACCAAAGCGGTTGCAGAAGCTCCATTCAA GAGAGACAGGGAGAAGACAGGTTTCTCGTTCTACCTGGAAAGTGAGTGGGCAGGAGGCCAGCGGGTGGATAAAGCTGGGAAAGGCCTGCTGCAGGTGTGGAAGAGACAGATTCAGCAGTTCAACAGAGTCAGTCCAGACATGGCTGCTGCCATCTTGGCTGCTTATCCTTCACCACAGCTGCTCAAGAAG GCGTACAGCCAGTGCAGGACTGACCGTGAGAAGGTGTCCCTGCTCTCTGAACTTCTGATTCGCAGAGGAGAGGGTGTGACCTCCACCACTCGCAGGGTTGGCCCAGAGCTTTCCAAACGCCTCTTCCTCATGATGAACTCCCGTGATCCTGAGCAGACTCTGGACTCCAACCTCTAA
- the mrpl27 gene encoding large ribosomal subunit protein bL27m, whose amino-acid sequence MAALTSLMLKSRAGLLVPGQSTLLESVRLASKKAGGSSKNLGGKSPGRRYGFKKQDGNFVHAGNILATQRLTRFYPGAYVGKGKNNTLYAMEDGCVKFTKEVYIPHPRSRAAARVITRLPQGAVLYKTFINVMPVKQEGKFKLVDMV is encoded by the exons ATGGCGGCGCTGACGTCCTTGATGCTCAAATCCAGAGCAG GTTTGTTGGTGCCTGGCCAATCCACATTGCTGGAGTCAGTGAGGCTTGCATCGAAGAAGGCTGGTGGTAGCAGCAAGAACCTTGGAGGAAAGAGCCCTGGGCGGAGATATGGGTTCAAGAAACAGGATG GTAACTTCGTCCACGCTGGTAACATCCTTGCAACCCAGAGGCTGACGAGGTTTTACCCAGGAGCATAT GTGGGGAagggaaaaaacaacacactctATGCTATGGAGGACGGCTGCGTCAAGTTCACCAAGGAGGTCTACATCCCACACCCACGCAGCAGGGCAGCCGCCCGGGTCATCACCAGGCTGCCCCAAGGAGCTGTGCTCTACAAAACCTTCATCAACGTCATGCCCGTCAAACAGGAGGGCAAGTTCAAACTGGTGGATATGGTCTGA